A stretch of the Porites lutea chromosome 12, jaPorLute2.1, whole genome shotgun sequence genome encodes the following:
- the LOC140922024 gene encoding melanocyte-stimulating hormone receptor-like, with product MSYKLDLTELKMINFSLWKNESEFDGMGNMDSPKTIEIINCILNAPLIFISIIGNALVLTAILRTFSLRSTPPIVFLCSLAVSDLLVGLVAQPVYISNALIYSDSSFALKQATEVMFFLACGVSLFTMTAISVDRFLALRYHMRYSGLMTVKRALFTIAGIWLVLVVLSCLRIIWKRSLLFLAIVVGGIAICLFISTFSYIRIYQIVQHHKLAIRSQQQAIQRLSNDATNVKQSTKSAINTLIYFICMIFCYLPILVVTIILAFGQPLDSRLDIADTIAFMNSSINPFLYCWRTQEIRSAVLKTIRQFFRKRARQT from the coding sequence ATGAGTTACAAATTGGACTTAACTGAACTAAAAATGATAAACTTTTCTCTCTGGAAAAACGAATCAGAATTTGATGGCATGGGAAATATGGACTCTCCCAAAACAATTGAAATAATCAACTGTATCCTCAATGCTCCACTGATTTTCATATCCATCATTGGCAACGCTTTGGTGTTGACTGCCATATTGAGAACTTTTTCGCTCCGTTCAACACCGCCCATAGTCTTCTTGTGTAGTCTCGCAGTGTCAGACCTTCTTGTCGGACTTGTAGCTCAACCAGTTTACATTTCCAATGCGCTTATCTACTCAGATAGCAGCTTCGCTTTAAAACAAGCAACAGAGGTCATGTTTTTTCTAGCCTGTGGTGTTTCTCTCTTCACCATGACAGCCATCAGCGTGGATCGGTTTTTAGCTCTTCGTTACCATATGCGTTATTCGGGTCTGATGACGGTGAAACGTGCATTATTTACTATAGCAGGCATCTGGTTGGTGCTTGTTGTTTTGTCATGTCTCAGGATAATTTGGAAAAGAAGTCTTCTTTTCCTAGCCATAGTTGTCGGCGGCATTGCTATTTGCCTCTTTATTTCAACCTTTTCGTACATCAGAATTTACCAAATTGTACAGCATCACAAGTTGGCTATTCGATCACAACAACAGGCCATACAGAGGCTGAGTAATGATGCGACGAATGTTAAACAGTCTACAAAGAGTGCCATCAATACCctcatttatttcatttgtatgatcttttgttatttgccAATATTGGTGGTTACTATCATTTTGGCTTTTGGACAGCCTCTGGATAGCCGATTGGACATTGCAGACACAATAGCGTTTATGAACTCGTCCATAAATCCATTTTTGTACTGCTGGCGTACTCAAGAAATTCGTTCGGCAGTTTTGAAGACAATCCGTCAATTCTTTCGTAAACGAGCAAGACAAACTTAG